A stretch of DNA from Lotus japonicus ecotype B-129 chromosome 4, LjGifu_v1.2:
aataagctataagctttaagctacctgagatagcttatagcttaaagctttaagctactgaaataagctcattcgCCAAATatttttatagagtttttaagttagtcaaataagctttaaactagtcaaataagttataagctagttgaaatgacatgtcaaacatactCATATATGCTGAGTGAATATATATCCATGTAAAGTATCAATTATTAACTCGGAAAATTGCACCTTTGAATATTCTTTATTATTTGAATTTGCTAAAGATCAATCATTTTACAAGTTATCATTAAATGTAAGTTTAATAATGTGGTGTTTATATATATTGACTGGAATGAATATAATATCTTAATAATCTATCATTTTATATGTGCCAAATTACATAGCCTCATTATCTTGGCGTGGTTCAAAACTTCAAATGGATGAAGTTGGGGACATTAGCCTAGTGTTTCAATATAATTATTTGTTCTTGTTATTCTTATTTCTACGTTTCCAATTTCATTAATAAATGGGGATGTAGCTCAAATGGTAGAGCGCTCGCTTTGCATGCGAGAGGTACAGGGTTCGATCCCCTGCATCTCCAATTTTCTTCAGAAGCAATTTGCAACTTTCATAGGATGATCTTCGTGGTTGGatttctttttagttttgaCAGTGACTGCTAACAtttgtatttttcattttaaaaaaacgaTAACTATACTGAGCCGATGATTTGGTGTGATATACTTGAACTCTTCTTTAAATTTATGCAAATAAGTATATTATTAGCACCGTAGCCAAGCCCATATAGATTATATAGTATAGACCATCTTATGTTAGAACCATGACAATCATTAACATTACTAGTACCAACTCTGTTGTACGTGAATGTTACGAAACGTTTAGCACATCCTTCAaaaatagaaatttaaaaaataaaaaagcctACAATTAAATTAACACAACATATTACACTATTTGATTGATATAGTTCAATGGAATATGAAGTCAATTATCacggcagcagagaaatccatACAAAATTAGCCTGCTATTACAGCTTGGTTGATACATCCCAGCACGCTGCAAGACTTGGCTGAATATAGACCAGCAGATATGATATTCTAATTTCTAAATTGATACACAAAAGACTATTTTTATAACATGGGATAAAGAGGGCAATCACGAGAGCACGTCCAGtgttataaaatctgaaacctctTATTTGAAAACAATTATTTGACAATTGATACAACACTATATACTGCAACAAATATCAAAATCGATTAAATGAATGAGGACTAATAACCGACTCTTCAAGTTCTCTAAAGCCTCGATACACAACTTCTGTTTGGTTCTGTGGAAGGGCAAGTCTCCTCACTTCAGTCATATACCTGCAAGTACAAGTCAATAAGATCAGAACATCAGGACAATGGACATAAACAACGGAAGATAATGCATATTTGTATTGGTAAAAATTATGCCCACATGAAATTTCAAATGAACAACATTAAAAGTATAAAGAACTCAACCTGTTTGCTGCACTAGTGATCTTGTCCCGAATTCCTTGGCTAGCAACTGTGCGTTCCAATGAGAATCCTCCCTCCAGTACTCGGGAAGGCGAGGCACCAATACCCATCCTATGGGAATATACAGACGTAGCCCACTCACGGAGTATAACTAGAACAGATCTCAATAAACGCAATCTAAGATTTGGGGATGGCAAAATAGCCCCGTTTGATAACAATTGATCATATGCATTCAGAACAGGTTCAGCTGAACCCTTACAAGCAGAAACAAGGGCTCTTGCAACATCTTCATCTCCAACAGGTTCAACCCCTGAATTTAACCTCTCCTGCAGAAAGACAAGGATTCATATCTAAGATAAAAAGGCTTCTAATTGCAACAACTCCAgctttcataaaattaaaaggcAATCTAGAGAGGAAAAGGAGTAATAATAACCACAAGGTAACATTTAAGGCCAAATAAAAAGGGTTTAACAAATTTGGGAACATATACCAGTCCAGCCTTCTCTAGGTGAAGACAAATAATGTCAAGTGGTAAAACAGCTCCATCACCCGGATAAATGCGGGGCCCGACCCTCTTTAATACAGAGCAAGCTTCAGCAATGCCACCTCTTGAAATAGCTTGATCTATAAGTCTAGCCCATGTTTCTCTGACAATGCTGCTGTCATTTTCACCAGAATAGTTGGCAAAGTAAAGCATCTCCAGGCATATCTGAAAGAAATGTAGGAAATGAAGAACAGTGAAAAGAGATTTACTAAAGAAGTTTCAAAGCTTCACTTAGTTGCGACAAATTTTTCAACAAGAATAACACATAACCACGAATCATCCAGTAAAGCAATGACAGATGCAACACAATCTGTAGTGCTTCGTGTTTGGTTTGACAAGGAAGATATTATTTGAAAGAAGGGAACAAAAGAAGAGTGACAACTTCCCCACATCCAACTTGGTACCATTGGAAGGAAAAGAAAGTAGTGCAAAACCAGGCCTATACAATGGGTTGGATTTGTCAAAAACATATTAAGATAAATAAAACAAGTAGTAACAGAACTTTGAAATTGATTAAATAACATGACCTAAATcccttatttttttctcttcaaagaTGAACCAAAAAATGCAGCCTTTTAATCCCCCACTTCAACTCTTCAACAACATGACGTGTGAAAGTAAATTGCTCAGAATAATCTAGATACTAAAGCTCAAAAAGATTTCAAAAACGCCTAGCTAGTGGCTAAGTTCACTATCAAGCTCTTTAAAGAGATTCAGCTTGTGCAAAACTAACAAATAATGTGAAGTGTGATCCACCAGAAGAGAAAATTCTAAAGTTGGACAAATTTAACCTATATGTAGCCAAAAAGAGAAGGAAAATACCTCCCAGAGCTCAAAGGGAACAGCATATTCATTATATAACTGTGTTATGCTTTTTACATCTGATGATAGCTCTTTAGCTTTCTCTCGTATTGCATTTGCAAAATTAGGATCAGCAGTTGAACTTCCCTCGGGGACTAAACCATTTTGGACGGAATCAGGTGTGCCTTGCAAACCCTCAGACCTAGAAGCCATAGCTTCGAACTCCTCTTTGATTTTTATCTGAAACCGAAGCACAGCAAGCTTCCCTTCAAGCAAATCTAGGAATCCACTATCAAAGGAACTCCGAGTAGAACCTACCAACCCGTCATTATTTGTTGCATTTTTTGCCTGTAGAACTGCATTACTTAGGTATTGACACCTGAGTTGTCCAAAACATAAAACTATTAGAAGATATGCATGTAAGCATATTGAAACAAATCTATTAATCCTAAATTCTAGAGACCATGTAGATATCTGAAGTGGAAAAGGGGAACAGCTTGAATACATGTAACATGCAGTTTCTCACACAGGAAGAGGAACGACCTTATAGGCATTAGTGAATTTATGTTCATCCAAAACACATAAGCAGAACTTATAAGAGAACTAGTGGTAAATCAGGATTCAATTTCCATGATTTATATGGTCAGATCAAGTGTCAGCTTTAGCACCATTCACTAGTGTCAATGAAAGTACAGAATAATAATTCCATTTCCATATAAGTGGTCAAAAGCCTCCAGCTTCAATCCTGGTTACCGTGAATGGCATAATTTCATTTTGCTCGAAATAATAGACAAGGTTTTTTTCAGGTAatacattttaaatattttttattattataattgaGAACAGACTAGATTTAGGCTAGCTAAACCCCAAAAGCTAGTTCGGACCGGAGCCGTTGTGCGATCTTTATAGTTTTAAACATGATACCATTCACTATCTGGGGAAAAGTCAGTCTTTATATCACAAATTGTGACTTAGCATTCACAGGATGAGATCTAGCTATGGTGTGAGGAATAAGGATTCACTGTGGGTGGTCTATCCCAACCAGCTTTGCAGCCAAGCAAAGCCAAAAACCTCAAAGGAAATGTAGAAAAGGAGATGATATAAAGACAAGGAAATAGAGGAACTGACTAACCTCTGTTCAAGAGTAGGAACTCCATCAATAGAGCGCCTTTCAGCGAGTCTTAATAATGCATGAGCTGCCAGCATATGTTGCCGCTTCAAGACATAATACCGTGCCAAAAGTTCATAGTACTTGACTTGATTTGACGACAAAGGAGCTCCTGATTGCCCTATTGGAGAAGTTGTCGCAGTCACAGCACGAACCTATCAGATAGGAAAAATCAGAAGAACATGAAGATAATcagcaaaatacaaattttaTAAGAATCACTGTGGAAATAACAGTGATTGCATGAAAAGTATATCAAATTTAAATTACAATCCACGATATCTGTGCCTTTTGACCAAATGTATAGAATGCCACAAACAAATTATTGGGGAGAAAGAGATCACACACAACCTCATGTATGGGTTTACGACCAGCACTTTGTAAAAACGGCAACAGGTCGGGCCCTCCGTACTCTAATAATTCGTTCTCAAGACCTAAATCAATCATAGCCTGGTAGAGATACTCGTGGAATATTCTGTCAGGTGATTGGACACCCAGCTGAACAATTTGGCTAATGTATTTTCTCCGAGAGGCTGGATCAAGAGCAGATTGTGATGCAGCAGATCTGATGGGAGAGCCAAATTCCTTCTGCAAGGTGTCACCTTTCAGAGACCGTAGAGCACTGATAATTACTTCATAGCACTGCTCACGCTGAACAAGTGCTTGCTCTCTTACAGTTGCATCAATGTCGTCATTATAGGCATCACCTGCAGGGTCAAGAGCCTGTGCCTTTTGAAGAGGTAAGCACACTACTGCTTCATAAAACCTACAGTCAGAAAGTGTATATGACTTTCAGATTGACGGCTTTCTATCACATGAAAACAAATGATGATACTTGAATGAAGCCCGACGAGGGCAAGAAAAGGAAACAAATAAATACCTTAAATCCTCAAAACGTTTGCAAACAGTACGCAAGTCTGCAGACTCTGGGACTTTACTCAAGGAATTTAATGCCTCCCTTGCAagattttccttttcctcagcATCCACAGTCACAGCAGCTCTTTCCAAGGCTTCCACAGATAAGAAGAACTTGTAATCAGACTCCTTATAGTAGCTTGGACAACCCTCTCGTAATCTCCTACTAATGTCATCTACTGTTCCCCTGCCATCAGGACCAGTATAATACTGGAGCATTGGACAATGATAAGgaaattaatgataaaagagGCAAAAGTTTAtctaagaaaaagaaagaaatctcCATTAATGTATATCAACTTTTGAGTATAAAATTCCGTTCATGGCTTGTATAACAAGGTTGTACCTCCATCAGAGCAGATATAAGTCTAGTAGCAAGACGGTCACCCTCCTCAGAACAAACAAGTTGATGGAATGTTAGCTGAACTAATGCATGTTGAAGGTTAGCATCAAATCCCTGAATCAAACGAGTGACATGATGCTGAGAAAGAAGTTGAAGCAAAAACAGGGCTTCGCCAGATCTAAGGAGTAACTGCCTAATGCACTCCATTGCCCTCACCTGTAGCACAACAAACCCAAGTCAAAAACTAAACTAGTAGCTTAAAAAAGAAGTAACCTATGCAAACATTTAACAGTAGAAACCCACCTCCATGGCAGCTAATTCTGCAGGACTATATGGCAACCTTTGCCTTTTATTAGTGGTTCCACCACCATTAGACTCCATATTTCTTGAATATGCCCCAAACAGGCTTCTTACCATACTTCGATCACCAGCACCTAATGCGGAACCATTACCATATAGAATGGAACCACTCACATCTCCTAAACCTGCTACACAGCCATAAAGCCCTCTCCTCTGGTTCCTTCTAGATCTTAAGAATTTCTCTAAAGATCGAAGTTTGAGTTCAAGGACTTGCATAGCCCCAACAGAGAGTCTGCATACAACTACCCCATTCTCTGATAAAGTGCCTGAAGGACCTAAACTTCCTTTTACGACCATCACAGGAAGTTCCCATAGAGGAAAAAGTAATCTGGATGAACACAAACAGAGTCCTTCATGTGCACCTGAAAAAACAGGCTCGGCCTCCTGAACAACCTGGCCCATGCTAAATCCACCAGCAGCAGTTCTTGTGTTTGATAATGCACTGCTCCCTTCAAGTTGTGG
This window harbors:
- the LOC130710536 gene encoding nuclear pore complex protein NUP155 is translated as MSWEDEIVMRDVTNAGLVVSDRIGREVSSQLDFEEALEASRYVSHPYSTQPREWPPLVEVVNTWELPPVLIERYNAAGGEGTAFCGIFPEIRRAWASVDNSLFLWRFDKWDGQCPEYSGEEQAICAVGLAKSKPGVFVEAIQYLLILATPVELILVGVCCSGGADDSDPFEEVSLQPLPEYTIPSDGVTMTCVSCTDKGRIFLAGRDGHIYELLYSTGSGWQKRCRKICVTAGLGSVISRWVIPNVFNFGAVDPIVEMVFDNERQILYARTEEMKLQVYVLGPNGDGQLKKVAEEKNLVNQRDAQGRQSTGSRVSSRLPKPSIVCISPLSTLESKLLHLVAVLSDGRRMYLSTSPSSGSLTGFNTNHHKPSCLKVVATRPAPPWGVSGGLTFGTMALAGRPQNEDLSLKVDAAYYSTGTLILSDASPSTIPSLLVLNRDSSTQSSSSGNLGTGMRSSRALRESVSSLPVEGRMLSVADVLPLPDTAATVRSLYSEIEFGGYENSMESCERASGKLWSRGDLSTQHILPRRRIVIFSTMGMMEIVFNRPLDILRRLLESNSPRSVLEDFFNRFGAGEAAAMCLMLAARIVHSENLISNVIAEKAAEAFEDPRVVGMPQLEGSSALSNTRTAAGGFSMGQVVQEAEPVFSGAHEGLCLCSSRLLFPLWELPVMVVKGSLGPSGTLSENGVVVCRLSVGAMQVLELKLRSLEKFLRSRRNQRRGLYGCVAGLGDVSGSILYGNGSALGAGDRSMVRSLFGAYSRNMESNGGGTTNKRQRLPYSPAELAAMEVRAMECIRQLLLRSGEALFLLQLLSQHHVTRLIQGFDANLQHALVQLTFHQLVCSEEGDRLATRLISALMEYYTGPDGRGTVDDISRRLREGCPSYYKESDYKFFLSVEALERAAVTVDAEEKENLAREALNSLSKVPESADLRTVCKRFEDLRFYEAVVCLPLQKAQALDPAGDAYNDDIDATVREQALVQREQCYEVIISALRSLKGDTLQKEFGSPIRSAASQSALDPASRRKYISQIVQLGVQSPDRIFHEYLYQAMIDLGLENELLEYGGPDLLPFLQSAGRKPIHEVRAVTATTSPIGQSGAPLSSNQVKYYELLARYYVLKRQHMLAAHALLRLAERRSIDGVPTLEQRCQYLSNAVLQAKNATNNDGLVGSTRSSFDSGFLDLLEGKLAVLRFQIKIKEEFEAMASRSEGLQGTPDSVQNGLVPEGSSTADPNFANAIREKAKELSSDVKSITQLYNEYAVPFELWEICLEMLYFANYSGENDSSIVRETWARLIDQAISRGGIAEACSVLKRVGPRIYPGDGAVLPLDIICLHLEKAGLERLNSGVEPVGDEDVARALVSACKGSAEPVLNAYDQLLSNGAILPSPNLRLRLLRSVLVILREWATSVYSHRMGIGASPSRVLEGGFSLERTVASQGIRDKITSAANRYMTEVRRLALPQNQTEVVYRGFRELEESVISPHSFNRF